AAGAGAGAAAGATATAATGTTTTAATTATTGGTGGCGGAAGTGCTGGAATTACTGCAGCAATATATTGTGGAAGAGCTAAATTAAAAACTTTAGTTTTTGAAAAAACATTAGTTGGAGGCTTAGCAACATATACAAGTGATATAGCTAACTACCCAGGTTTTCCAGAAGGAATAGGAGGGACAGACTTAATGAACTTCTTTCATCAACAAGCTAAAAATTTTGATGTAATATTTAAATTCACGGATGTTAAGTCTTTATAGTAAGATGAGGAAATTAAAGAAGTAGAAACATTTA
This genomic stretch from Streptobacillus felis harbors:
- a CDS encoding NAD(P)/FAD-dependent oxidoreductase, which gives rise to KRERYNVLIIGGGSAGITAAIYCGRAKLKTLVFEKTLVGGLATYTSDIANYPGFPEGIGGTDLMNFFHQQAKNFDVIFKFTDVKSL